In a single window of the Phycisphaerae bacterium genome:
- a CDS encoding metal ABC transporter permease — MEFVRAVHEYGFLQVALLTGLLASVACGVIGSYVVVRRITYLAGGIAHCVLGGLGAARYCSVVYGWTWLHPLMGAVAAALLAAVIIGVVSLRGRQREDTVIGALWAIGMAIGVLFIARTPGYQIDLMNYLFGNVLMVSRGELWLLAALDVLIVGIGLVFYHPFLAVCFDEEFARLRGIRVEFYYILLLCLTALTVVLLVSVVGIVMVIALLTLPVAIAGHFCKTLWQLMVASAVLSALFTTSGLALSYSPDLPAGATTILLAGVVYILFVLGAQVLRLRRAHANL; from the coding sequence ATGGAATTCGTCCGGGCCGTGCATGAATACGGGTTTCTGCAGGTCGCCTTGCTGACCGGGCTGCTGGCCAGCGTGGCCTGCGGCGTGATCGGCAGCTACGTCGTCGTGCGCCGCATCACGTATCTGGCGGGCGGGATCGCGCACTGCGTGCTGGGCGGGCTCGGCGCGGCACGGTACTGCTCCGTGGTGTATGGCTGGACGTGGCTGCATCCGCTGATGGGGGCCGTCGCGGCGGCGCTGCTGGCGGCGGTCATCATCGGCGTCGTCAGCCTGCGCGGCCGGCAGCGCGAGGACACGGTGATCGGGGCGCTGTGGGCGATCGGCATGGCCATCGGCGTGCTGTTCATCGCGCGCACGCCCGGCTACCAGATCGACCTGATGAACTACCTGTTCGGCAACGTGCTGATGGTCAGTCGCGGCGAGCTGTGGCTGCTGGCCGCGCTGGATGTGCTGATCGTCGGCATTGGCCTGGTCTTCTATCACCCGTTCCTCGCCGTGTGCTTTGACGAGGAATTCGCGCGGCTGCGCGGCATTCGCGTGGAGTTCTATTACATCCTGCTGTTGTGCCTGACCGCGCTCACGGTCGTGCTGCTGGTCAGCGTGGTCGGCATCGTGATGGTGATCGCGCTGCTCACGCTGCCGGTCGCGATCGCCGGGCACTTCTGCAAGACGCTCTGGCAGCTCATGGTGGCGTCGGCGGTGCTCAGCGCCCTGTTCACGACCAGCGGCCTGGCGCTGAGCTACTCGCCGGATCTGCCGGCGGGCGCCACGACGATTCTGCTCGCCGGAGTGGTCTACATCCTGTTTGTGCTGGGGGCGCAGGTGCTGCGGCTGCGAAGGGCGCACGCGAATCTATAG
- a CDS encoding ABC transporter ATP-binding protein, producing the protein MSEPGVDLPETIVELRDLSFAYPQTPVLEDVNFTIARGDYVCMVGPNGGGKTTLLRLILGLLTPTRGTVRVFGQTPVEARQRIGYMPQHAQLDPQFPVRAQDVVLMGRLRGGRWGPLDWLDKAKAREALAEVGLAPLAMRPFAALSGGQRQRVLIARALVSEPELLLMDEPTANLDPLVQDEMHELLHELNRRLTIVLVSHDVGFVTQHVKSVVCVNRTVLVHSASEITGDSIRELYGHDVRMVQHRHSHPHSH; encoded by the coding sequence ATGAGTGAGCCGGGCGTCGATTTGCCGGAGACGATCGTTGAGCTGCGGGACCTGTCCTTCGCGTACCCGCAGACGCCGGTGCTGGAGGATGTCAATTTCACGATCGCGCGGGGGGATTACGTATGCATGGTCGGCCCCAATGGTGGCGGCAAGACGACGCTGCTGCGGTTGATCCTCGGGCTGTTGACGCCGACGCGCGGCACGGTGCGCGTCTTCGGGCAGACGCCGGTCGAGGCGCGGCAGCGCATCGGCTACATGCCGCAGCACGCGCAGCTCGACCCGCAGTTTCCGGTGCGGGCGCAGGACGTGGTGCTCATGGGGCGGCTGCGCGGGGGGCGTTGGGGACCGCTGGATTGGTTGGACAAGGCCAAGGCACGTGAAGCGCTGGCGGAGGTCGGGCTGGCGCCGCTGGCGATGCGACCGTTTGCGGCACTGTCGGGCGGACAGCGGCAGCGCGTGCTCATCGCGCGGGCGCTCGTCAGCGAGCCGGAGCTGCTGCTCATGGACGAGCCGACCGCGAACCTTGACCCGCTGGTGCAGGACGAGATGCACGAGCTGCTGCACGAGCTGAATCGGCGCCTGACCATCGTGCTGGTTTCGCACGACGTCGGCTTCGTGACGCAGCACGTGAAGAGCGTGGTGTGCGTGAACCGCACGGTGCTCGTGCATTCCGCCAGTGAGATCACGGGCGATTCGATTCGTGAGCTGTATGGGCATGACGTGCGCATGGTGCAGCACAGACACTCGCACCCGCACTCGCATTAG
- a CDS encoding zinc ABC transporter substrate-binding protein encodes MQRLVISVVLISTVAFARAQQPSAGRLSVAVSILPQAYFVERVGGEHVNVEVLVGPGQSPHAFEPTPKQLEGLSRARVYFTVGIDFEEALLPRIRQMFNDLKVVDTRAGVPLRSMTATEAEAEAAHEHGHDHHHDADHKHADHAPTGRPDPHIWLNPLFVKTQAQTICAALTEFDPSHAEQFRANLAAFHADLDRVHARITEALAPLKGREVFVYHPAFGYFTDAYGLKQVPVEIEGKEPTARQLAELITRARSAGVRVIFVQPQFGRKSAEAVANAIGGAVVPMDDLARDYLKNLEAMAAQIKTGLEKRPG; translated from the coding sequence ATGCAGAGGCTGGTAATTTCCGTCGTGCTGATCAGCACCGTAGCGTTCGCGCGTGCGCAACAGCCGTCCGCCGGACGTCTGAGCGTCGCGGTGAGCATTCTGCCGCAGGCGTACTTCGTGGAGCGCGTCGGTGGCGAGCATGTCAACGTCGAGGTGCTGGTCGGGCCGGGGCAATCGCCCCACGCGTTCGAGCCGACGCCGAAACAGCTCGAGGGCCTGTCGCGCGCCCGGGTGTATTTCACGGTCGGCATCGACTTCGAGGAGGCATTGCTGCCACGCATCCGGCAGATGTTTAACGACCTGAAGGTCGTGGACACACGAGCCGGCGTGCCGCTGAGGAGCATGACGGCGACGGAGGCCGAGGCGGAGGCGGCGCACGAGCACGGTCATGACCACCATCACGACGCGGATCACAAGCACGCCGATCACGCTCCGACCGGTCGGCCCGACCCGCACATCTGGCTGAATCCGCTGTTCGTGAAAACGCAGGCCCAGACAATCTGTGCTGCGCTGACGGAGTTCGACCCGTCGCACGCCGAGCAGTTTCGTGCCAACCTTGCCGCGTTCCACGCCGACCTGGACCGCGTGCACGCCCGCATCACGGAAGCCCTGGCGCCGCTGAAGGGGCGGGAGGTCTTCGTGTATCACCCGGCGTTCGGCTACTTCACGGACGCCTATGGGCTGAAGCAGGTGCCGGTCGAGATCGAGGGCAAGGAGCCGACGGCGCGGCAGCTCGCGGAGCTGATCACGCGGGCCAGGTCGGCCGGGGTGCGCGTCATCTTCGTGCAGCCCCAGTTCGGCCGGAAATCGGCCGAGGCGGTGGCCAACGCGATCGGCGGGGCGGTCGTGCCGATGGACGACCTGGCGCGCGACTATCTGAAGAACCTGGAGGCGATGGCCGCGCAGATCAAAACCGGGCTGGAAAAGCGTCCGGGCTAG
- a CDS encoding CopG family transcriptional regulator: MGSARQKESVVTFKADSSLLEALRSIPNRSEFIRAAILQALDNHCPLCGGTGVLTPNQKKHWETFALAHPLRECGDCHEVHLVCAQDEGPHGHAES, from the coding sequence GTGGGTAGTGCGAGGCAGAAAGAGAGTGTCGTCACGTTCAAGGCCGACAGTTCACTGCTGGAGGCGCTGCGGAGTATCCCGAACCGCTCCGAGTTCATCCGGGCGGCCATCCTCCAGGCGCTCGACAACCACTGTCCGCTGTGTGGTGGCACCGGCGTGCTCACGCCCAACCAGAAGAAACACTGGGAGACGTTCGCGCTGGCGCACCCCCTGCGTGAGTGCGGCGACTGCCACGAGGTGCACCTGGTCTGCGCGCAGGATGAGGGGCCGCATGGACACGCGGAGTCGTAA
- a CDS encoding transcriptional repressor has protein sequence MRRNTNQRRAIRDAIANADRPLDIQEILDGAVGQTPGLGVATVYRTIKLLLEEGWITSVSLPGEPPRYELAGKPNHHHFHCRDCGRLFELPVRDELLSGLAPKGFVLDSRDLVLSGQCADCARGAKRSSSQPTADA, from the coding sequence ATCAGGCGTAACACGAACCAGCGCAGAGCGATTCGGGATGCGATCGCCAACGCGGATCGCCCGCTGGACATCCAGGAGATTCTGGACGGTGCGGTTGGGCAGACGCCGGGGCTGGGGGTTGCCACCGTCTACAGAACCATAAAGCTATTACTGGAAGAAGGTTGGATCACGAGTGTAAGTCTCCCTGGCGAGCCGCCGCGCTACGAGCTCGCCGGCAAGCCGAACCATCATCACTTCCATTGCCGTGACTGCGGGCGGCTGTTTGAACTGCCGGTCCGGGATGAGCTGCTCTCAGGCCTTGCCCCCAAAGGCTTTGTGCTCGATAGCCGCGATCTGGTCCTCAGCGGGCAGTGTGCCGACTGCGCGCGGGGCGCGAAGCGCTCGTCGTCCCAGCCGACCGCCGACGCTTGA
- a CDS encoding alpha-L-fucosidase: MCRIALLFGLVPAAALATDPPPLARPTPAQAAWHDLEFGMFIHFGPATWQNREYDDLSTPLSDINPAKLDTDQWVRVAESLGAKYIVFVAKHTGGFCWWQTDSTDYGVRNTPWRNGNGDVMRDLAASCRARGMRLGVYLSPADVKHGVKLGGKCATPEAQETYNRLYRQQLTELLSRYGEIVEVWFDGSIVVPVGDILKARAPDAMVFQGPHATIRWVGNEQGYAPDPAWNTLPAAAARTGEATAEHSDPDGDVWMPLECDTVNVSPHHWFWGTKPERKLRSVEELLDVYYRSVGHGAVLLLNQTPNTDGLIPEDAAARAAEFGAELRRRFDKCIAETSGTGETVELSLDKPTRIDHVITMEQITEGARVREYVVEGLVNGQWQALCCGTSIGHKKIDRFAPIEVAKVRWHAVRAVAEPCIRRLAVFLVDAPPGAASGGRP, encoded by the coding sequence ATGTGCCGAATAGCCCTGTTGTTCGGATTGGTTCCTGCGGCCGCGCTGGCGACCGACCCCCCGCCCTTGGCGCGCCCGACACCCGCGCAGGCCGCCTGGCATGACCTCGAGTTCGGGATGTTCATCCACTTTGGCCCCGCGACCTGGCAGAACCGCGAGTACGACGACCTTTCGACTCCCCTGAGCGACATCAACCCCGCGAAACTCGACACCGACCAGTGGGTCCGCGTCGCCGAGAGCCTCGGTGCCAAGTACATCGTCTTCGTCGCGAAGCACACCGGCGGCTTCTGCTGGTGGCAGACCGACAGCACTGACTACGGCGTGCGCAACACGCCGTGGCGCAACGGGAACGGCGACGTCATGCGCGACCTCGCCGCGTCGTGCCGCGCGCGTGGCATGCGCCTCGGCGTCTACCTCAGCCCTGCCGACGTCAAGCACGGCGTCAAGCTTGGCGGCAAGTGCGCGACGCCGGAAGCCCAGGAAACGTACAACCGGCTGTATCGCCAGCAGCTCACCGAGCTGCTCTCGCGTTACGGCGAGATCGTGGAGGTGTGGTTCGACGGCAGCATCGTGGTTCCCGTGGGCGACATTTTGAAAGCGCGCGCCCCGGATGCGATGGTCTTCCAGGGGCCGCACGCCACGATTCGGTGGGTGGGCAACGAACAGGGCTATGCTCCGGATCCCGCCTGGAACACGCTGCCGGCCGCCGCCGCCCGCACCGGCGAAGCCACGGCGGAGCACAGCGATCCCGACGGCGACGTGTGGATGCCGCTGGAGTGTGACACGGTCAACGTCAGCCCGCATCACTGGTTCTGGGGCACGAAGCCGGAGCGAAAGCTTCGCAGTGTCGAGGAGTTGCTCGACGTCTACTACCGTTCGGTGGGGCATGGTGCCGTGCTGCTCTTGAACCAGACGCCGAACACGGACGGCTTGATTCCCGAGGATGCCGCCGCGCGGGCGGCCGAATTCGGCGCCGAGCTGCGGCGGCGTTTCGACAAGTGCATCGCCGAGACCAGCGGCACAGGAGAGACCGTCGAGTTGTCCCTCGACAAGCCGACGCGGATCGATCACGTCATCACGATGGAGCAGATCACGGAAGGGGCGCGTGTGCGGGAGTACGTTGTCGAAGGACTTGTGAACGGGCAGTGGCAGGCGCTGTGTTGTGGCACGTCGATCGGACACAAGAAGATCGACCGGTTTGCGCCCATCGAAGTCGCGAAAGTGCGCTGGCACGCGGTCCGGGCCGTGGCGGAACCGTGCATTCGCCGCTTGGCGGTCTTCCTTGTGGACGCACCGCCGGGGGCGGCGTCCGGGGGGCGGCCATAG
- a CDS encoding ABC transporter permease — protein MLALAWANLTHHKLRTALSALAVGIGIMLMLVSRGLADGSLAEVNQRMQSVNAELVILPAQDNIIFTNGAPFRASHERRLQTLSDAHGPLATAVIPVFFGQVQMGGQQQRLFGVDPAQMPLFLASYRVVAGGLFDRASAFADRVRAGATAPASMSDPAYAAYIADGLELVIDERLQRVGNYQLGDQVQIMGQVFRIVGIIETGVAGRVFAPLQTLREIVVAGEPTASMYFVKLRPGLDAAATADRFQSEFAADVRVELKSEYGHLLRASFASVSLYLNASSGVALAACFLFILLTMYTMVIERTREIGILKSLGVTRLGLVRLSVHEALLISLGGVAIGLALAYGVRALLAVIKPLLTVDFGGDDWLIAVLVGVAGGTLSALYPGYRAARLDPAVALSRE, from the coding sequence ATGCTCGCGCTCGCCTGGGCCAACTTGACGCACCACAAGCTCCGCACGGCGCTCAGCGCGCTCGCGGTCGGCATCGGCATCATGCTGATGCTCGTGTCGCGCGGGCTGGCCGACGGCTCGCTGGCCGAAGTGAACCAGCGCATGCAGAGCGTGAACGCCGAGCTGGTCATCCTGCCGGCCCAGGACAACATCATTTTCACCAACGGGGCCCCCTTCCGCGCCAGCCACGAGCGGCGCCTGCAGACCCTCAGCGACGCGCACGGCCCGCTGGCGACCGCGGTCATCCCCGTCTTCTTCGGCCAGGTGCAGATGGGCGGGCAGCAGCAACGGCTCTTCGGTGTCGATCCCGCGCAGATGCCGCTCTTCCTGGCATCGTATCGCGTCGTAGCCGGCGGGCTGTTCGACCGGGCCAGCGCCTTCGCCGACCGCGTGCGCGCGGGGGCCACCGCGCCCGCGAGCATGAGCGATCCCGCCTACGCCGCGTACATTGCCGACGGGCTCGAACTCGTGATCGACGAGCGGTTGCAGCGCGTAGGCAACTACCAGCTCGGCGACCAGGTCCAGATCATGGGGCAGGTCTTCCGCATCGTGGGCATCATCGAGACCGGTGTCGCCGGCCGCGTGTTCGCCCCGCTCCAGACGCTGCGCGAGATCGTGGTCGCCGGCGAGCCGACCGCGAGCATGTACTTCGTCAAGCTGCGCCCCGGGCTGGACGCCGCGGCCACGGCCGACCGCTTCCAGAGCGAGTTCGCGGCCGACGTGCGCGTCGAGTTGAAGAGCGAGTACGGCCATCTGCTCCGGGCCAGCTTCGCGTCGGTCAGCCTGTACCTGAACGCGTCCAGCGGCGTGGCGCTGGCCGCGTGCTTTCTGTTCATCCTTCTGACGATGTACACGATGGTCATCGAACGCACGCGCGAGATTGGCATCCTCAAGTCGCTCGGCGTCACGCGGTTGGGACTGGTGCGGCTGTCCGTCCACGAAGCCCTGTTGATCTCGCTGGGCGGCGTCGCGATCGGCCTGGCGCTGGCGTATGGCGTCCGGGCGCTGCTCGCGGTCATCAAGCCGCTGCTGACGGTCGACTTCGGTGGCGACGATTGGTTGATTGCCGTCCTGGTTGGCGTGGCCGGCGGGACGCTCAGCGCGCTGTATCCCGGATACCGGGCGGCCCGCCTCGATCCGGCCGTGGCCTTGAGTCGCGAATGA
- a CDS encoding ABC transporter ATP-binding protein: MNDALMIDVAGLHHAYTHGAVVEPVLHGLQLQVRRGEFVVIMGPSGCGKTTLLNVLGLMLTPTQAERLCIAGRDTRGLSDADRTALRRAALGFVFQRFNLLPTLNVRGNVGLPLRLRGAVADGQVDRLIERVGLSAYAHKKPAYLSVGQQQRVAIARAVVGAPALLLADEPTGNLDSANASAILELLSELHREQGQTVVMITHNEQLAIKADRVLHMRDGCFVD, from the coding sequence ATGAATGACGCCCTGATGATCGACGTCGCCGGCCTGCACCATGCGTACACGCACGGCGCCGTGGTCGAACCCGTGCTGCACGGCCTGCAACTCCAGGTGCGGCGCGGCGAGTTCGTCGTCATCATGGGCCCCTCGGGCTGCGGCAAGACGACGCTGCTGAACGTGCTGGGCCTCATGCTCACGCCCACACAGGCCGAGCGGCTCTGCATCGCCGGTCGCGACACGCGCGGGCTGAGCGACGCCGACCGCACGGCCTTGCGGCGCGCCGCCCTCGGTTTCGTCTTTCAGCGCTTCAACCTGTTGCCGACGTTGAATGTGCGCGGCAACGTCGGTCTGCCGCTGCGGCTGCGCGGCGCCGTGGCCGACGGGCAGGTGGACCGGTTAATCGAGCGCGTCGGGCTGAGCGCCTACGCGCACAAGAAGCCCGCGTACCTCTCCGTCGGGCAGCAACAGCGCGTCGCGATCGCCCGCGCCGTGGTGGGCGCCCCGGCGCTGCTGCTTGCGGACGAGCCGACCGGCAACCTGGATTCGGCCAACGCGAGTGCAATCCTCGAGCTGCTGTCCGAGCTGCACCGCGAGCAGGGCCAGACGGTCGTCATGATCACGCACAACGAGCAGCTCGCGATCAAGGCGGATCGCGTGCTGCACATGCGCGACGGGTGTTTCGTTGACTGA
- a CDS encoding NAD+ synthase produces MKIALVQTNPTIGDIAGNTQAVLRGMRRAAAAGAELAVFPEQTLIGYPARDLLLRREVIERNLAALAELAAAATDVAVIVGYAEPSTRAFGRPLFNAAALLHRGQVLARWQKRLLPTYDVFDEVRYFEPGGLQPVVELGGLRLGVTICEDMWSREEMLGQPLYDCDPIQDLAAAGAQVVLNIAASPYFLGKHDLRFGLMAEHARRHRVPLLFVNQVGGNDELIFDGSSTVVDAGGRLVGQAAAFAEDLLLVELSNLPATRRALQPDGPASLHAALVLGLRDYLRKCGFHAALVGLSGGIDSAVVAVLAAEALGPQNVQGVAMPSRFSSDHSVTDARVLAENLGIQYAQIEIEPMHAAFERTLQPHFAGRPPDIAEENIQARTRGVILMALSNKFGRLLLTTGNKSELAVGYCTLYGDMAGGLAVISDVPKTMIYTLARYMNVRAGRPLIPEGTLTKPPSAELRPNQTDQDTLPPYEVLDEILERYEVRLQDADEIVAAGFERAVVTDVLRKIQLSEYKRRQAAPGLKVTSRAFGFGRRMPIAARYPQ; encoded by the coding sequence ATGAAGATCGCGCTCGTTCAGACCAATCCGACCATCGGCGACATCGCGGGGAACACGCAAGCGGTGCTGCGCGGGATGCGGCGCGCCGCCGCCGCGGGGGCCGAGTTGGCGGTATTTCCTGAGCAGACCCTGATCGGCTATCCGGCCCGGGACCTGCTGCTGCGCCGCGAGGTGATCGAACGCAACCTGGCAGCCCTCGCAGAACTGGCGGCCGCCGCGACGGACGTGGCCGTGATCGTCGGCTACGCGGAGCCGAGCACGCGCGCGTTCGGCCGGCCGCTGTTCAACGCGGCGGCGCTGCTGCACCGCGGGCAAGTTCTGGCCCGCTGGCAAAAGCGGCTGCTGCCGACGTACGACGTGTTCGACGAGGTGCGCTACTTCGAACCGGGCGGACTGCAACCGGTCGTCGAACTGGGCGGCCTGCGTCTGGGCGTGACGATCTGTGAAGACATGTGGTCGCGCGAGGAGATGCTCGGCCAGCCGCTGTACGACTGCGACCCCATCCAGGATCTCGCGGCCGCCGGGGCCCAGGTCGTGCTCAATATCGCGGCGTCTCCGTACTTCCTCGGCAAGCATGACCTGCGCTTCGGGCTGATGGCGGAGCACGCCCGGCGCCATCGCGTGCCACTGCTGTTCGTCAACCAGGTGGGCGGCAACGACGAGCTCATCTTCGACGGCTCGAGCACGGTGGTCGACGCCGGCGGCCGGCTCGTCGGCCAGGCCGCGGCGTTTGCCGAGGACCTGCTGCTCGTGGAACTGAGCAACCTGCCGGCCACGCGGCGCGCGCTGCAGCCCGACGGGCCAGCCAGCCTGCACGCGGCACTTGTGCTCGGCCTGCGCGACTACTTGCGCAAGTGTGGGTTCCACGCCGCCCTGGTCGGGCTCTCGGGCGGCATCGACTCCGCGGTGGTCGCGGTACTGGCGGCGGAGGCGCTCGGCCCGCAAAACGTCCAGGGCGTCGCGATGCCCAGCCGTTTCAGCAGCGACCACAGTGTCACCGACGCCCGCGTGCTCGCCGAAAACCTCGGCATCCAGTACGCGCAGATCGAGATCGAGCCGATGCACGCCGCGTTCGAGCGCACGCTGCAGCCGCATTTCGCCGGCCGGCCGCCCGACATCGCCGAGGAGAACATCCAGGCCCGCACGCGCGGCGTCATTCTCATGGCGCTGTCCAACAAGTTCGGCCGCCTGCTGCTGACGACCGGGAACAAGAGCGAATTGGCCGTGGGCTACTGCACGCTGTACGGCGACATGGCCGGCGGGCTCGCGGTGATCAGCGACGTGCCGAAGACCATGATCTACACGCTGGCACGGTATATGAACGTGCGGGCCGGCCGGCCGTTGATCCCCGAGGGCACGCTGACCAAGCCACCCTCCGCCGAGCTGCGTCCCAACCAGACAGACCAGGACACGCTGCCGCCCTACGAGGTGCTGGATGAAATCCTGGAGCGCTACGAAGTCCGTCTGCAAGATGCTGACGAGATCGTCGCCGCCGGCTTCGAGCGGGCCGTGGTCACGGACGTGCTGCGCAAGATCCAGCTCAGCGAGTACAAGCGCCGGCAGGCGGCCCCCGGTCTGAAGGTCACCTCGCGGGCTTTCGGCTTCGGGCGCCGCATGCCCATCGCCGCGCGGTACCCGCAGTGA
- the tmk gene encoding dTMP kinase produces MSLGGKFIVIDGPDGSGKGTQLTRLAAWIDGQGGRCRRARDPGGTEIGDRIRHILLGYDLSRMDPRCEALLFMASRAQLVAEVIRPALQAGETVLCDRFISATCAYQGAVGVPATEIIALGRLAVGDTWPDLTIVLDLPPEVGFGRTGRKPHHVGKRDDAGQTTMFDGATADAMERRPLEFHRQVRQNFRDLSAVYPTPVVLIDASRDADAVWQDVQEAVQRAAQ; encoded by the coding sequence ATGAGTCTCGGCGGAAAATTCATCGTCATCGACGGCCCCGACGGCTCCGGCAAAGGCACGCAACTCACGCGCCTCGCCGCTTGGATCGACGGCCAAGGCGGTCGCTGCCGCCGGGCCCGCGACCCGGGGGGCACCGAGATCGGCGACCGCATCCGTCACATTCTACTCGGTTACGACCTGTCCCGGATGGACCCGCGCTGCGAAGCGCTGCTGTTCATGGCCTCTCGCGCCCAGCTCGTCGCCGAGGTGATCCGCCCGGCACTCCAGGCCGGCGAGACCGTGCTCTGCGACCGGTTCATCTCCGCGACCTGTGCGTACCAGGGCGCGGTCGGCGTGCCGGCGACCGAGATCATCGCGCTCGGGCGGCTGGCCGTGGGTGACACGTGGCCGGACCTGACCATCGTGCTGGATCTCCCGCCGGAGGTCGGCTTCGGTCGCACGGGCCGCAAGCCGCACCACGTCGGCAAGCGCGACGATGCCGGCCAGACGACCATGTTCGACGGCGCGACCGCCGACGCGATGGAGCGGCGACCGCTCGAGTTTCACCGCCAGGTGCGCCAGAACTTCCGCGACCTGTCGGCGGTCTATCCGACGCCGGTCGTGCTGATCGACGCCAGCCGCGACGCGGACGCAGTCTGGCAAGACGTCCAGGAGGCGGTGCAGCGTGCAGCTCAGTGA
- the holB gene encoding DNA polymerase III subunit delta': MQLSEVRHQERAVSILRRALRSGRTHHAYLFEGPAGVGKELAARALAAQLLCEDDQRAADADACGRCPACRVFAAGNHPDFHLIHRGLHKLHPEPKIRRQKGLFLVIDVVRHFLIEPATMKPTQGRRRVFVIRDAERMNDEAQNALLKTLEEPPGTACLILVTSSADRLLPTIRSRCQRIPFGLLPTTFVARELQSRAGLDPTDARALAGLADGRLGVALQWHAFDLLATLSDVNTCLARVPDADLETFGKTLVALATELAMRAQPEPTDEADMEDDEDEDEDEDDDTPSKSSRKVPTDVLRDAYKLVLLLIGATYRDALLIQSGAAALRVLPQATRAETLAREASPALLDQCILAIGEAEVMLDRNVAPQLVGERLAVALLGELPVT; encoded by the coding sequence GTGCAGCTCAGTGAGGTCCGCCACCAGGAACGCGCGGTGTCCATCCTCCGCCGGGCCCTGCGCAGCGGTCGCACGCATCACGCCTACCTGTTCGAGGGGCCGGCAGGCGTCGGCAAGGAACTGGCCGCCCGTGCGCTGGCGGCCCAGCTGCTCTGCGAGGACGACCAGCGCGCGGCCGACGCCGACGCCTGCGGACGCTGCCCCGCCTGCCGGGTGTTCGCCGCGGGCAACCACCCCGATTTTCACCTGATTCACCGCGGACTGCACAAGCTCCATCCCGAACCCAAAATCCGCCGGCAGAAGGGCCTGTTCCTGGTCATCGACGTCGTCCGCCACTTCCTCATCGAGCCGGCGACCATGAAGCCGACGCAGGGCCGCCGCCGCGTGTTCGTCATCCGCGACGCCGAGCGCATGAACGACGAAGCCCAGAACGCCCTGCTCAAGACGCTGGAAGAACCCCCCGGCACGGCATGCCTGATCCTGGTGACGTCTTCGGCCGACCGCCTGCTGCCGACGATCCGCTCGCGCTGCCAGCGCATCCCCTTTGGGCTGCTGCCGACGACGTTCGTCGCCCGGGAATTGCAGTCGCGGGCCGGGCTCGATCCGACGGACGCCCGCGCGCTGGCTGGCCTGGCTGATGGCCGGCTCGGCGTCGCGCTGCAGTGGCACGCGTTCGACCTGCTCGCGACCCTCAGCGACGTGAACACGTGCCTCGCGCGCGTGCCGGACGCCGATCTGGAGACATTCGGAAAGACGCTCGTCGCGCTGGCGACCGAATTGGCCATGCGGGCACAGCCCGAGCCGACGGATGAAGCGGACATGGAGGACGACGAGGACGAGGACGAGGATGAGGACGACGACACGCCGTCCAAGTCATCCCGCAAGGTCCCCACGGATGTCTTGCGCGACGCGTACAAGCTTGTGCTGCTGCTGATAGGCGCCACGTACCGCGACGCCCTGCTGATTCAGAGCGGCGCCGCGGCGCTGCGTGTGTTGCCGCAGGCCACCCGGGCCGAGACGCTGGCGCGGGAGGCGTCGCCCGCGCTGCTCGACCAGTGCATTCTGGCCATCGGCGAAGCCGAAGTGATGCTGGATCGCAACGTCGCTCCTCAGCTTGTCGGCGAGCGCCTGGCCGTCGCCCTGCTCGGCGAGCTGCCGGTCACGTGA